The following nucleotide sequence is from uncultured Draconibacterium sp..
CACCTTTACAAATTTCAGCCTGGCATTTTTATTTGAATACGCTGTATATTGTGCATTAATTCGTGGAGACCACCCTTGCACAACACCATATTCTGTTCCGTTTACCGAAGTGATATCCGATCTTATACCTGCCCGAATTTCCATTTGCTTTTCAAACAACGGAAAGGCCAATTTATCTTCGGCGTAAAACGAATAGGTTTTAATAAATGGTTGTTCGTTATAACGGTATTCTCTCCAGGTAGGAGCGTACCTCATGTCGTTAAAATAAATTCCTTTGCCATAATTTCCCGAGAACGAGAGCTCGCCGCCGGCTTTTATACGGTTTGTAAATCCACCTTTCTCCTGAACCCACGACGCTTTTAATTTTGCCGTGTAGGTAACTGGTTTATCATCGTTGTACATTATTTCGAACCACGATCCTGGAGGGATGAGAACTATATTTGCATTTGGATCTTCATCAAAATTCCGTGCAATAAAGTATCCCTCGTTGGTTGAATGAATTGACGCTTTTGCTGCCGAACTATCTTCATTTTCTTTTTCCTCGCTTTTTTTGTTGGCATAATTAACCGATGCTGAAAAATCGATTTCAGTTAAATACGGCAGATTTAAAAGCCATTTCACATTTAAATTTGAGCGCAATGCATAATCTTTCTGTTTATCGTAGGTGCCAATAAATCTGTCCGGGTCATTTTCTGAGTTATAACCGCTAAGGTTTCCGGTTACTCCATACGTTAAATCAATAGGCTGGCTTTTATTTCCAAACGTGTTTCGGTAGGTTAACGACAGGTTATTGCGTGTATAACTTGTATAGGGCGAAACCCGGTGTTTTATCGATTTGGTGCGCTCAGCACTGGTGTTAATAAGCCCTCTTTTTTCTCCTAAATCAAATCCTTTTGTTGCGGAGTAACTTTTTGTGTTGGGTTTGGTTATAACTTCAATTTCCCATGGAGATTTTCCTTTTCGGGTATTTATTTTTACAAGCCCTGCTGATAGATCACCATTTTCAACCGATGGTAAACCTGTTATAATTTCAACCGACTCGATATTATTTACAGCAATATTACGTATATCGGTTCCTTCAATTCCGTCGGTAGCAATGCTGTTAAAACCAGCGTTGGGTGTTAAGCGCACTCCGTCTACTTCAATGGCTGTTCCAAACGATGGATTGTCTAACTCGGTTCTGGAGTCGGCTCGCAAAAAAATAAATCGTGCACTGGTGGCACTTGATTCGTAAATGGTTTGTCCGCCTGGTAACTGCGACGTTAGTTCCGAAATGTCCTTTGTTTGTGCATGTGTTAATGCGCTACTGTTAATGGTGTACGATGTAGCCAGCTCGTCATTTTTTTGAGCTGTAACAACAACTTCGCTTAATGCTAAACTGTTTGCATTTAGATAGAAAACATGGTCAGAAACTGCCTGGTCTTTCATATTAATAGTAACTTTTATTTTTTCATAGCCGAGGCAAGAAAAAATCAAAGTTCGTTCTCCTTCCGGTAAACTGATGGAGAAATTTCCATTATAATCGCTAATCGCCCAAAAGTTGTTATCCGACGAAACAATTGTAGCAAACTCCAGCGGTGTTTTTTTGTCAGCAGCTAACACTTTACCCGAAAACAAATGCTGACCAAATGCTGCTACACTTGCAAAAAGCAGCGCAGAAACCAGGAAGAGCTTTTGTATTTGGTAAATCAGTTTGGCCTTCATTATTTATTTGAAGAATTTGTTTGGAAAAAAGTTTACGGCAATAAATCCAGCTATTCCAAAAATTAGAATAATTCCAAAATCAATAAGTTGACTTTTTGTTTCTCTATTTCTTTTTCTGATTATTAAGAATTGAATCGCTACTAAAACCAAACTCAAAATTAGCCATTTTAAGGTTTTATTGAATTTGAAAAAGAAACGAATGTAGCCCGAATTTTCATCCACCAATTTAAGCTTTACCGGAAACAGGAATTGAGCAACTTTTCCTTCTACACGATTCTCGCTAATTTTCCAGTTTTCTTTATATTCATCAACTTTCTTGAAGTCTTTGTTTAGGGTTTGGCAAGTTATTGAACCAGCATGTAAACTAATAACATTGTAGTTGAATAAATCACCGTAAATTCTGATTTCATCCCTTTCCGGATTGATGTTTTCTACATCAAGCTTTTCCAACAGATAATCGTATTGCGTTAAAACAAATAGACTGTTACTGGTCGAAAATAAATAGGCATAATAAAGTTTATCCTTAAAGTCGACACATTTTATATATCTGAATTTTATTTCATCAGCAATTTCAACTTTTCGCACATACGGTTTTCCTTTAACCATTTTTACATGAAAAAGCTGATCGGCTGAATCGATAATAAAGTAACCTTCGTCGCATGATTTTCGGGTGGTTGGAATCCCGTTTATAGATTTTGCAGGAAATTTGAATTCCCGTTTATAAAGCACAGCAGAGAACATCCGGCTTTTCTCTTCATTAATTTTATTCGATTCAGCATTAATAAATTCCATTCGCCAGGTTATTCTGAAAAAATCTTTAGGCATTTCAATACTGGCTCGTCCCGATTGCGACTCGTAGAGAGGGAAAAGCGTTGGTTGGGGGGCATCAATTTCCTCTGGCTGAAGCCTGAAAGATGATTGATTTTGGCTAATTAGGTGCATATCTATTTCTACACCGTTAACCGAATCGGGCATTGTGTTATTCATTAGTAACTGCCTGGTATACATTAGCGGGAGTTTGCTTTCGTATTCTTTGCGGGTTAATTCTTCTCCTTCCGAATTGGTTCGGGTAACACCATCATTCGAGCGCAGCAGTACAAAATCATGATCGATACAACTGTATCCTATAAAAGGTGGCCGAATTGGTTGCTCAAAAGCTGTCCAGTACAATCGGGGAAGTACAATGCTAAACCCAATTATGGTTATAAGTAGTAGAAAATATCTGCTTGCTTTTACCATTTTACATTTCTCCTTTTCTAAATCGGTACCCCGAAAATAAAAGTGATACACTACTGATGGTAACTAAAAACCCTAGCCAGATATTTACCGGCGCATAAGCACCTGCATCGGCAGTTTTAAAATACATGGTATTGAATACTATTGCTACAATAAAATAGCCCAAACGGTATTTCCAAACCGGTTCTAAAACAATAAGAGCCGTTAAATAATAGGCCGCAAAACCTGCCAAAAACCATGGTGCAACCGAAATAATGGCCCGCATATAAATGTCCGAAGGGAAATAGATACAACTTATCCACCAAAAAGCACCAAGTATGATAGTATAAATCAACAATAAGCTTATGGTTCCGTAGAGCATCATCATCATCAGAACCCGATTTTCATTAACCGGAAGATGGAAGCTAAGTTTGATTCTTTTATTCACAATCTCGGGAAAATATTGCGCTAATGAAAGAACGAGACCTCCGGCCAGAGGAACAAATTTTAATATTGAGAAATAGCTTGCACCCATAAAAATCAGTTCGTACCAATAGCTACTCGCATCAGTAAATTTAAAATTACGATGAACAACCAAAAACATGTACGCAACAACGCTTAATCCCAAAAAAGCGTAAAGCATTACAAACCATCTGGTTTTTATCCATTCTTTATAGCGTATTGATTTCCACATGTTTTAGTACTTTCCTGTTAAACCTATAAATGCGTCTTCAAGGCTCATTTTTAATTCTTTGAAATTTCGGAATACTATATTATTTTTCTTTAGAAAATCTTTTATAAATGATGCCGATTCGTAGGTATATAATTCTAATTTGCTACCTACTTTTTCAATATTAACCACAAATGTTTCATCGGAAAAGTCAACAGATTCATTATCCAATTCAAAGTAAAACTGTTTAAATTCATTTATAAAATGATGCACATTTCTCTGTGTAAGAATCCGGTTAAAATCCATAATCAGAACATCGTCGATAAGACGTTCCATATCCTGAATTATGTGCGACGTGGTAAATATAGTTTTGTTTTTTGCTTTAGCATATTCACGCAGATAGTCGATAAACAACCGGCGATAACCCGGGTCAAGACCCATCGAGAAATCATCAAGAATTAACAGGTCGGGATCTTGCGCCAGAATTAACCCTAGTGCTACTTGAGATCGTTGCCCGCACGACATGCTCGAAATCTTTTGGTCGGCACCTACTTTCAGTTTCGACATGAGTTCCCAATACGGTTCTTTATCCCACTTTGGGTAAAAGCGCGAATAAAATTTTTCAATCTGGTGGATGTTCATAAACGAATATTGAACATGTCCCTCGATAAGAAATCCAATCCTCGATTTATTTTGTGGCGATAAATGTTGCGAGTTTTCGCCATAAATTAAACATTCGCCACTGCGTGGTTGAAGAAAACCATTTAGAATATTTATGGTCGTAGTTTTTCCTGTGCCATTCTTTCCCAGCAAGCCAAGAATAGTACCTTGCTCAACATGAAAATTGAGATTTTCGTAAACCAGTTTTTTCCCGTAGTAGTGGGTGAGGTTTTTGCATTCTATAGCGTTGGGATTCATATACGGGTTCGATCAGTTTTTCTGCATTTTTATTTTTTCATAGTTGCTTACACCATCTTTCTGCGGGTTAAGATGTCGGTTAAATTGCAAAAATTTTATCTAATTGCAATTTTGTTTATATAGCGTTTACTACCAACAATTGAATTTACCAGGTAAATTCCTGATTTATATTCGTTGTTATTAAGCCTGTAAATACTGTTATTCGGATCAACCTGAGTAACCAAACTTCCGTTGATTGTGTAAATCGAACAATGTTCAATCTCTCCGTTGGTGGAAATAAGATTAATACTTGTAGGTGTGTAAGCAACTTTAAGTTCGGCTTTAGTAAAGAGTGTTGGTATTGATGTTTTAAGATCGAAATTATTGAGGTCGTTTGTATATACTGAACCTCTGGCCAAAGCATAAAACTTGTTGTTATAAACGCCTCCTGTTTCAAATATTACTTCTCCCAAATCACAGTCGAGCCAGTTAGTACCTCCATCGTTTGTAAATATCGATCCTTTAGAACCCATAATAATGTATGAGTTATCATCGAATTTATAAAAACCGTTGGCCCCTTGCAGGTTTCCAAGCGTTTTAAATGATGTTCCGTTGTCTGTAGTCATAAAGCAACTGTCAGCTGATGTCACCACAAAGAATTCATCTTGGTTGCCCAGTGTAATTTCATTTATAAACATCGCATCATCTTGGTTGCTATCTAAATTTGGATAAAGGTCGGTGAACGAAGGCAAAGGATTGAGTACTTTTTGCGCTGCATTTTCCGAGAATAATAAAAGTTGTCTTCCGGCGATGTAAAGGGAATCTCCCCGGGATTGTATGTCCTGCACGTATTTATTCCCTAAATCTTCAGTTAACGGAACCCAATTTTTTCCTGCATCAATTGATTTGAATACTCTTGAATGGTCTTGCTTTGCATCACCTGAAAAATCGTTCCAACGGGCCCAAAGCAGCAGGATATCATCGCCAACATAATGAATCACAGATGTGTTTACTCCGTTACACGAATCGTGATAAGGGTTAATAGAAGGATCGCTGGCATAAGCTTCTCCTAGATCTGCAATATCAACTGATTTATAGGTCTGCCAGTTGTCGTTAGTATAAAAAACGCCCCCCGA
It contains:
- a CDS encoding carboxypeptidase-like regulatory domain-containing protein; translation: MKAKLIYQIQKLFLVSALLFASVAAFGQHLFSGKVLAADKKTPLEFATIVSSDNNFWAISDYNGNFSISLPEGERTLIFSCLGYEKIKVTINMKDQAVSDHVFYLNANSLALSEVVVTAQKNDELATSYTINSSALTHAQTKDISELTSQLPGGQTIYESSATSARFIFLRADSRTELDNPSFGTAIEVDGVRLTPNAGFNSIATDGIEGTDIRNIAVNNIESVEIITGLPSVENGDLSAGLVKINTRKGKSPWEIEVITKPNTKSYSATKGFDLGEKRGLINTSAERTKSIKHRVSPYTSYTRNNLSLTYRNTFGNKSQPIDLTYGVTGNLSGYNSENDPDRFIGTYDKQKDYALRSNLNVKWLLNLPYLTEIDFSASVNYANKKSEEKENEDSSAAKASIHSTNEGYFIARNFDEDPNANIVLIPPGSWFEIMYNDDKPVTYTAKLKASWVQEKGGFTNRIKAGGELSFSGNYGKGIYFNDMRYAPTWREYRYNEQPFIKTYSFYAEDKLAFPLFEKQMEIRAGIRSDITSVNGTEYGVVQGWSPRINAQYTAYSNKNARLKFVKVHAGWGDAVKLPSANVLYPRPVYDDRLAFASTTNTDGTTFYAYYTTPVSTIYNTNLKWQRRRKMELGTDFRIGQTSVSLTAYRDKTLNPYRKASTYLPVSYKLTDQFDLENTVIPSENQTYNIDQTTGVVTVSDATGTYPDETLSYTVKNDLKENFYYTNGTSVVRKGLEWIIDFGQIKALKTSVRVDGSYYSYKGINQSIEEGTSTTALSADGSPYKYIGYYIGNNTVSNGMKTKQVRTNVTVTTHIPAIRMIVSCRVESSLYDYSQRLSEYSNTTRSYVLDDVNSYIPSFSSTNIYNGNNYVATYPLYYKSIDNMETAVPFLEQFLWARENDAELYNDLSKLVKKSATNYYFVAQKFSPYFSANINVTKEIGNRFSITFKATNFFNNTGTIINSQNGNKESLYKNSLGKIANFYYGLSMRVKI
- a CDS encoding DUF4857 domain-containing protein, producing the protein MVKASRYFLLLITIIGFSIVLPRLYWTAFEQPIRPPFIGYSCIDHDFVLLRSNDGVTRTNSEGEELTRKEYESKLPLMYTRQLLMNNTMPDSVNGVEIDMHLISQNQSSFRLQPEEIDAPQPTLFPLYESQSGRASIEMPKDFFRITWRMEFINAESNKINEEKSRMFSAVLYKREFKFPAKSINGIPTTRKSCDEGYFIIDSADQLFHVKMVKGKPYVRKVEIADEIKFRYIKCVDFKDKLYYAYLFSTSNSLFVLTQYDYLLEKLDVENINPERDEIRIYGDLFNYNVISLHAGSITCQTLNKDFKKVDEYKENWKISENRVEGKVAQFLFPVKLKLVDENSGYIRFFFKFNKTLKWLILSLVLVAIQFLIIRKRNRETKSQLIDFGIILIFGIAGFIAVNFFPNKFFK
- a CDS encoding ABC transporter ATP-binding protein, giving the protein MNPNAIECKNLTHYYGKKLVYENLNFHVEQGTILGLLGKNGTGKTTTINILNGFLQPRSGECLIYGENSQHLSPQNKSRIGFLIEGHVQYSFMNIHQIEKFYSRFYPKWDKEPYWELMSKLKVGADQKISSMSCGQRSQVALGLILAQDPDLLILDDFSMGLDPGYRRLFIDYLREYAKAKNKTIFTTSHIIQDMERLIDDVLIMDFNRILTQRNVHHFINEFKQFYFELDNESVDFSDETFVVNIEKVGSKLELYTYESASFIKDFLKKNNIVFRNFKELKMSLEDAFIGLTGKY